A genomic segment from Pectinophora gossypiella chromosome 3, ilPecGoss1.1, whole genome shotgun sequence encodes:
- the LOC126382270 gene encoding putative uncharacterized protein DDB_G0290521 — translation MIFKLFITVLILAVCDAGVSPVNEKAKGVRQKRLLFYDEDGNLVKTYKNPYSLDFIHNAEKAPFFGSFFNMFRVSISNNNFAYMIPVSDQVIQQINSDPVYQNKLLTLPRKDLLIEPNPQCSGKRTQIPSKSCRNFLNCWDGWAFEQECPEGLLFAKEGYCDYPHNVDCSTRNEPTQSQSGPIPIMMPALVPAPAPIPSPAPVASPAPAASPAPAASPAPVASPAPMPPLAPIISPAPIPLPVTFCSKDFEAFRSEQYCNEFFVCVDRTPVKFRCPADLAYNQELGVCDYDYRVNCGQSTMKLDDAAPKPVACASAPADAASVAAQPAASQGAPADMTTVLTSSTEFNTQSWSSSHVAISRQDAIRQLNLAPKTRGGHPLIV, via the exons atgatttttaaattatttattacggtTTTGATACTAGCAGTTTGTGATGCGGGTGTCAGTCCGGTGAATGAAAAGGCTAAAGGCGTCAGACAGAAGAGATTGTTGT TTTACGATGAGGACGGCAACCTAGTAAAGACGTACAAGAACCCGTATTCCCTGGACTTCATACATAATGCTGAGAAGGCGCCTTTCTTTGGATCCTTCTTCAACATGTTTCGtgtaagtataagtaataataattttg CCTACATGATCCCGGTATCCGACCAGGTCATCCAGCAGATCAACTCCGACCCAGTCTACCAGAACAAACTCCTCACTCTTCCTCGAAAAGACCTGCTGATCGAACCTAACCCTCAATGCAGTGGGAAGAGAACACAGATTCCTTCGAAGAGTTGTAGGAACTTCCTCAACTGCTGGGATGGATGGGCATTTGAACAGGAGTGCCCTGAAGGTCTGCTGTTTGCGAAGGAGGGGTATTGTGACTACCCGCATAATGTTGATTGCAGTACCAGGA ATGAACCAACCCAGTCTCAGTCGGGCCCCATTCCCATTATGATGCCTGCTCTGGTTCCTGCGCCCGCTCCGATTCCTTCGCCTGCTCCGGTGGCTTCGCCTGCTCCGGCGGCTTCGCCCGCTCCGGCAGCTTCGCCCGCTCCGGTGGCTTCGCCCGCTCCGATGCCTCCGCTTGCTCCGATTATTTCGCCGGCGCCAATACCTTTGCCTGTAACTTTTTGCAGCAAAGACTTCGAAGCATTCCGAAGCGAGCAGTATTGTAATGAATTTTTCGTATGTGTTGACCGCACACCAGTTAAATTCAGGTGCCCTGCTGATCTGGCTTATAATCAG GAGCTAGGCGTCTGCGACTACGACTACCGAGTGAACTGTGGTCAGTCTACCATGAAGCTTGACGATGCAGCTCCGAAGCCCGTCGCCTGCGCTTCCGCCCCTGCCGACGCTGCTTCCGTGGCTGCTCAGCCTGCTGCAAGCCAGGGGGCTCCGGCTGATATGACGACTGTCCTCACTAGCAGTACTGAGTTTAATACTCAGA gcTGGTCGTCTTCACACGTGGCTATATCTCGCCAGGACGCCATCCGTCAGCTGAACCTTGCACCCAAGACTCGTGGAGGTCACCCGTTAATTGTATAA